The following coding sequences lie in one Pseudomonas syringae CC1557 genomic window:
- the hflK gene encoding protease modulator HflK: MSSPWLQASRLAFLGLYGVTLLAALAWMTSNVREIDQQNRAVVMRFGALDRVQNAGLLTAWPQPFEKVVLLPSADRVIERRVETLLRSPAALKADEIATLSAPMSDALAGSGFLLTGDAGVVQLDVTVFYKVTDPRAFVLQGDHVLPALDRLVNRSAVSLTAARDLDTILVARPELISADSQAAERRERLRGDLVRGINQRLAELAATGMGIGVEVARVDVQSSLPTSAVNAFNAVLTASQQADQAVANARTDAEKLTQTANQQADRTLQVAHAQASERLAKAQAATATVVSLSEAAHNGSDPGLMQRLYRERVPGILRQAGSVTTVDPKDDSRLIIQGAPQ; this comes from the coding sequence ATGAGCAGCCCGTGGTTGCAGGCCAGTCGCCTGGCGTTCCTCGGGCTATATGGCGTCACACTGCTGGCGGCGCTTGCCTGGATGACGTCCAACGTGCGGGAAATTGACCAGCAGAACCGTGCTGTGGTCATGCGCTTCGGTGCGCTTGATCGGGTGCAGAACGCCGGTCTGCTGACGGCCTGGCCACAACCCTTCGAAAAGGTGGTGCTGCTGCCCTCGGCTGATCGAGTGATCGAGCGACGTGTGGAAACCTTGTTGCGTTCGCCTGCCGCGTTGAAGGCGGATGAGATCGCGACCCTCTCGGCACCGATGAGCGACGCGCTGGCGGGCTCGGGCTTTCTGCTGACGGGGGATGCTGGGGTCGTGCAACTGGATGTAACCGTTTTCTACAAAGTGACTGATCCAAGGGCCTTTGTTCTGCAAGGCGATCACGTCTTGCCCGCGCTTGACCGCCTGGTCAATCGCAGCGCCGTGTCGCTGACCGCTGCGCGGGATCTGGACACTATTCTGGTCGCCCGGCCTGAGCTGATCAGCGCAGACAGTCAAGCTGCCGAGCGCCGCGAACGGCTGCGCGGTGATCTGGTGCGCGGCATCAATCAACGTCTTGCCGAACTTGCTGCAACCGGAATGGGCATCGGCGTCGAAGTTGCGCGAGTAGACGTGCAATCGAGTCTGCCTACTTCGGCGGTCAACGCGTTCAATGCGGTGCTGACCGCCAGTCAGCAGGCTGATCAGGCCGTGGCCAATGCCCGCACCGACGCCGAGAAACTGACCCAGACCGCCAATCAGCAAGCCGATCGAACCCTGCAAGTGGCGCATGCTCAGGCCTCGGAGCGTCTGGCCAAGGCGCAGGCTGCCACGGCCACGGTCGTCAGCCTGTCGGAGGCCGCCCACAACGGCAGCGATCCTGGCTTGATGCAGCGTCTTTATCGTGAGCGCGTGCCGGGTATTCTGCGTCAAGCCGGTTCGGTGACCACTGTCGATCCCAAAGACGATTCCCGCCTGATCATCCAGGGAGCACCACAATGA
- the hflC gene encoding protease modulator HflC: protein MSLFHHHHDHSEHESHDSHGHGGHGHHHHHASAGPASFPWRRASLAAVLIAFAIAAASLVQVRSGEATVVTRFGNPSRVLLEPGLNWRWPAPFEATIPVDLRLRTTSSGLQDVGTRDGLRIIVQAYVAWQVQGDAANVQRFMRAVQNQPDEAARQIRTFVGSALETTASSFDLSSLVNTDASKVNITAFENQLRQQIDQQLLATYGVRVLQVGVERLTLPSVTLNATVDRMRAERETIATERTAVGKREAAQIRSAAERDARIVEADATVKAADIEAQSRVEAAQIYGRAYAGSPQLYNLLRSLDTLGTIVTPGTRLILRTDAAPFRVLVDGPPTLDAKGGTQP from the coding sequence TTGAGTCTGTTTCATCATCATCACGATCACAGCGAACACGAAAGCCATGACAGCCATGGGCATGGCGGTCACGGGCACCACCATCATCATGCGTCTGCCGGTCCGGCGAGCTTCCCATGGCGGAGGGCGAGTCTGGCCGCGGTGCTGATTGCTTTTGCCATCGCAGCCGCCAGCCTGGTGCAGGTGCGTTCGGGCGAGGCGACAGTGGTCACTCGCTTCGGCAATCCGTCCCGTGTGTTGCTGGAGCCAGGCCTGAACTGGCGCTGGCCCGCACCTTTCGAGGCGACCATCCCGGTGGACCTGCGCCTGCGCACCACCTCCAGCGGCCTGCAGGATGTCGGTACCCGCGACGGCCTGCGCATCATCGTTCAGGCATATGTGGCGTGGCAGGTGCAGGGCGATGCAGCCAACGTGCAGCGTTTCATGCGTGCCGTACAGAACCAGCCGGACGAAGCGGCGCGGCAGATTCGCACCTTTGTCGGCTCCGCGCTGGAAACCACGGCGAGCAGCTTTGACCTCTCCAGTCTGGTAAATACCGACGCCAGCAAAGTGAACATCACGGCGTTCGAAAACCAGTTGCGCCAGCAGATCGATCAGCAGTTGCTGGCGACTTATGGCGTCCGTGTGTTGCAAGTCGGTGTCGAACGATTGACCCTGCCGTCGGTGACGCTCAACGCCACGGTTGACCGTATGCGCGCCGAGCGGGAAACCATCGCCACCGAGCGCACGGCGGTAGGCAAACGCGAGGCGGCGCAGATACGTTCGGCGGCTGAGCGCGACGCACGCATCGTCGAAGCGGATGCGACGGTCAAGGCCGCCGACATCGAGGCGCAGTCCCGCGTCGAAGCCGCGCAGATCTATGGCCGCGCCTATGCCGGCTCGCCCCAGCTCTACAACCTGCTGCGTTCGTTGGATACCCTTGGCACGATCGTGACGCCGGGTACTCGTTTGATCCTGCGCACCGACGCCGCACCGTTCCGCGTGCTGGTGGACGGCCCGCCAACCCTGGACGCCAAAGGCGGAACGCAGCCATGA
- the hflK gene encoding protease modulator HflK encodes MRVDLDEHAGLEGLPRFQMAIQQVKRLGRLMYLTGGVGAFGLLLALSIDLFSPGSLWMAVLCNAAAALLLLTAGLQSARHVAMWRARALGSPETGQPVETAQAGDESGWYERLLTRLSHSGESLIRHIGSSTLWLAAWAVLVLVVIRCFWNLALLGTDLSALSNLAGSVMLLLAFGLLVIERQLSGEPAGQSPEAAPLAQLVRMAISVMLIGALCLFFSSADRVWPVRVAVLIGLLPLCVALEFLLRAGLSVFSPRKPRVEPRLLASSFIADLLRWPPRPLLALQHELHNRFGIDLRQIWAFTYMRRAFLPVLAVVAAVGWALSGVHEIPMQGRGIYERFGKPVEVFGPGLHAGLPWPFGRVLAVENGVIHELATSVSAADATEQTLDPAEGPPPISANRLWDASHINEKSQVIASSAGDKQSFQIVNMDVRFVYRIGLTDSAAIASTYHSADIPALIRSTASRVLVHDFASRTLDELLGEQRSGLADDIGKAVQADLKRLDSGVELLATVVEAIHPPAGAANAYHAVQAAQIGAQALIARERGAASDKANQAQLNASVARDQATAGAREVMATAQGADLRFSAERQAYAKAGQAFLLEQYLAQLTEGLGNAKLLILDHRLGGDNAPTIDLRSFTPPADPTAPRKAVQ; translated from the coding sequence ATGCGGGTTGATCTGGATGAGCATGCAGGCCTGGAAGGCCTGCCGCGTTTTCAAATGGCGATACAGCAGGTCAAGCGCCTTGGACGTTTGATGTACCTGACCGGCGGGGTAGGCGCCTTTGGGCTGCTGCTGGCGCTGTCTATTGATCTGTTTTCCCCGGGCTCATTGTGGATGGCGGTGCTATGCAACGCCGCAGCTGCCCTGTTGTTGCTCACCGCAGGCCTGCAATCGGCCCGGCATGTAGCGATGTGGCGGGCCCGTGCGCTAGGTTCGCCAGAAACAGGCCAACCGGTTGAAACCGCACAGGCGGGTGATGAAAGTGGCTGGTACGAGCGGCTGCTCACCCGGTTGAGCCATTCCGGCGAATCACTGATCAGGCACATCGGCAGTTCGACCCTGTGGCTGGCGGCATGGGCCGTGCTGGTGTTGGTGGTGATCCGTTGTTTCTGGAACCTGGCGTTGCTCGGCACGGACCTTTCAGCCCTGAGTAACCTGGCCGGGAGCGTGATGTTGCTGCTGGCGTTCGGCCTGCTGGTCATCGAGCGGCAATTGAGTGGCGAGCCCGCCGGCCAGTCACCCGAAGCCGCACCGCTGGCGCAACTGGTGCGCATGGCGATCAGCGTCATGCTGATCGGCGCGCTGTGTCTGTTTTTCTCCAGCGCAGACCGAGTCTGGCCTGTACGAGTGGCCGTACTGATCGGCCTGCTGCCACTGTGTGTTGCCCTTGAGTTTCTGTTGCGCGCTGGCCTGTCAGTCTTCAGCCCGCGCAAGCCTCGTGTAGAGCCGCGCCTGCTGGCCAGTAGTTTCATCGCTGACCTGCTGCGCTGGCCCCCGCGTCCGCTGCTCGCCTTGCAGCACGAACTGCACAACCGTTTTGGCATTGATCTGCGCCAGATCTGGGCGTTCACCTACATGCGCCGCGCTTTTCTGCCGGTGCTGGCTGTTGTCGCGGCAGTGGGTTGGGCGCTGAGCGGCGTGCATGAAATACCCATGCAAGGGCGCGGCATCTACGAGCGCTTCGGCAAGCCGGTCGAGGTGTTCGGGCCTGGCCTGCATGCGGGTCTGCCCTGGCCGTTCGGGCGGGTGCTGGCGGTGGAGAACGGTGTGATTCATGAGCTGGCGACCAGTGTTTCTGCAGCCGATGCCACCGAACAGACCCTGGACCCGGCTGAGGGGCCGCCACCGATCAGCGCCAACCGTCTGTGGGATGCCAGCCACATCAATGAAAAGTCCCAGGTAATTGCCAGCAGTGCGGGCGACAAGCAGAGCTTTCAGATCGTCAATATGGACGTGCGGTTCGTCTATCGCATCGGCCTGACGGACTCGGCGGCGATTGCCTCGACTTATCACAGCGCAGATATTCCGGCTCTGATCCGCAGTACCGCCAGCCGCGTGCTGGTGCATGATTTCGCCTCGCGCACGCTGGATGAGCTGCTCGGCGAGCAGCGCAGCGGCCTTGCCGATGACATTGGCAAGGCCGTACAGGCTGACCTGAAGCGCCTGGACAGCGGCGTCGAGCTGCTGGCCACCGTGGTCGAAGCGATTCATCCGCCAGCCGGTGCGGCGAATGCCTATCACGCGGTGCAGGCTGCGCAAATTGGTGCGCAAGCGCTGATCGCCCGTGAGCGCGGTGCCGCCAGCGACAAGGCCAATCAGGCTCAGCTCAATGCCAGTGTTGCCCGCGACCAGGCCACTGCCGGTGCGCGAGAAGTAATGGCTACCGCGCAGGGCGCTGACCTGCGTTTCAGCGCCGAGCGGCAGGCCTACGCCAAGGCCGGGCAGGCCTTCCTGCTGGAGCAATACCTGGCCCAGCTCACCGAGGGGCTGGGTAACGCCAAGCTGTTGATACTTGATCACCGTCTGGGCGGCGATAACGCGCCGACCATTGACCTGCGTTCTTTCACCCCACCGGCAGACCCAACGGCGCCGCGTAAAGCCGTTCAGTAA
- a CDS encoding glucan biosynthesis protein D has protein sequence MNRRNLLKASMTLAAYSSVSASGLFAARALAAAADGEIEHFDFAELQAHAKKLASKGYVSNKQVLPPVLANMTPLQFNAIRYDPDHSLWKDVNGQLDVHFFHVGMGFKTPVRMYSVDPQSKQAREVHFRHDLFNYESSGIDKNLVKGDLGFAGFKLFKAPEIAINDVVSFLGASYFRAVDSNKQYGLSARGLAIDSYAKRQEEFPDFTKFWFETPDKNATRFVVYALLDSPSATGAYRFDIDCQAGQVVMEIDAHVNARTDIQQLGISPMTSMFSCGTHERRMCDTIHPQIHDSDRLSMWRGNGEWICRPLNNPVKPQFSAFSDKDPKGFGLVQSDHEFSSYQDTVVWYSRRPSLWVEPITAWGEGEVSLLELPTTGETMDNIVVFWTPKIPVKAGDSMNYGYKLFWSPLPPVSTPLAQVHATRSGMGGFLEGWAPGEHYPTTWARRFAVDFNGGGLDRLPEGTGIEPIVTVTHGKVQDFNILVLPDIKGYRITFDWVPDSDSVEPVEMRMFIRTGDRTLSETWLYQYFPPAPDKRKYT, from the coding sequence ATGAATCGCAGAAATCTCCTGAAAGCGTCCATGACGTTGGCCGCTTACAGCAGCGTGTCGGCTTCAGGGCTTTTCGCTGCGCGAGCACTGGCCGCCGCAGCTGATGGCGAGATCGAGCATTTCGATTTTGCAGAGTTGCAAGCCCACGCCAAGAAGCTCGCGAGCAAAGGCTATGTCAGCAACAAGCAGGTGCTTCCACCGGTGCTGGCGAACATGACGCCGCTGCAATTCAATGCCATTCGCTATGACCCGGATCATTCGCTGTGGAAAGACGTCAACGGCCAGCTGGACGTGCATTTCTTCCACGTCGGCATGGGCTTCAAAACGCCGGTGCGGATGTACAGCGTCGACCCTCAGAGCAAGCAGGCGCGGGAAGTGCATTTCCGCCATGACCTGTTCAATTACGAAAGCAGCGGCATCGACAAGAATCTGGTCAAGGGCGACCTGGGCTTTGCTGGCTTCAAGCTGTTCAAGGCGCCTGAAATCGCCATCAATGATGTGGTCTCGTTCCTCGGTGCCAGTTATTTCCGGGCCGTGGACAGCAACAAGCAATACGGCCTGTCGGCACGCGGCCTTGCGATCGACAGCTACGCCAAGCGTCAGGAAGAATTCCCCGATTTCACCAAGTTCTGGTTCGAAACCCCGGACAAGAACGCCACCCGCTTTGTGGTCTACGCCCTGCTCGATTCACCCAGCGCGACCGGCGCCTACCGCTTCGACATCGACTGCCAGGCCGGTCAGGTGGTCATGGAGATCGACGCGCACGTCAATGCGCGTACCGATATCCAGCAACTGGGCATTTCGCCGATGACCAGCATGTTCAGCTGTGGCACGCACGAGCGCCGCATGTGCGACACCATTCACCCACAGATTCACGATTCGGATCGGCTGTCGATGTGGCGCGGCAATGGCGAGTGGATCTGTCGTCCGCTGAACAACCCGGTCAAACCGCAATTCAGCGCGTTCTCCGACAAGGACCCGAAAGGCTTCGGCCTGGTGCAGAGCGATCACGAGTTCTCCAGCTATCAGGACACCGTTGTCTGGTACAGCCGTCGCCCGAGCCTGTGGGTCGAACCGATCACCGCATGGGGTGAAGGCGAGGTCAGCCTGCTGGAGCTGCCGACCACTGGCGAGACGATGGACAACATCGTGGTGTTCTGGACGCCGAAGATACCGGTCAAGGCCGGGGACTCGATGAATTACGGCTACAAGCTGTTCTGGAGCCCGCTACCACCGGTGAGCACGCCACTGGCGCAAGTTCACGCCACGCGTTCGGGCATGGGTGGTTTTCTCGAAGGCTGGGCACCCGGCGAGCATTACCCGACAACCTGGGCACGCCGCTTTGCGGTGGACTTCAACGGCGGCGGGCTGGATCGTCTGCCGGAAGGCACAGGCATCGAGCCGATCGTCACCGTGACCCACGGCAAGGTGCAGGACTTCAACATCCTCGTGCTGCCGGACATCAAGGGCTACCGCATTACCTTCGACTGGGTGCCGGACAGCGACTCGGTCGAGCCGGTTGAAATGCGCATGTTCATCCGTACCGGCGATCGGACGTTGAGCGAGACCTGGTTGTACCAGTACTTCCCGCCAGCACCGGACAAGCGCAAGTACACTTGA
- a CDS encoding response regulator transcription factor, with product MNTVATVTPPEEPIVYVIDDDLSVRSSLEDLLASVGLRSLLFGSTREFLETRRPDAPGCLILDIRMPGMSGLDFQEHMARSGIFLPVIFITGHGDIPMSVRAMKAGAVEFLTKPFREQDLLDAIQQGLAQDRSRRQSAAVEAELQRRYASLNQGEQQVMDLVVTGLLNKQIAARLNVSEITVKVRRGSVMRKMEADSLADLVKYAERLKEL from the coding sequence ATGAACACAGTCGCCACCGTTACGCCGCCTGAGGAGCCGATCGTCTACGTCATCGATGATGACCTGTCGGTGCGCTCCTCGCTGGAAGATCTGCTGGCGTCGGTCGGGTTGCGCAGTCTGTTGTTTGGTTCGACCCGGGAGTTTCTGGAAACCCGTCGTCCCGATGCGCCGGGCTGCTTGATTCTGGACATCCGCATGCCGGGCATGAGCGGTCTGGACTTTCAGGAACACATGGCCAGATCGGGGATTTTCCTGCCGGTCATCTTCATCACCGGGCATGGCGATATTCCCATGTCGGTACGGGCGATGAAGGCAGGGGCTGTGGAGTTTCTGACCAAGCCTTTCCGGGAACAGGACCTGTTGGACGCCATCCAGCAAGGGCTGGCGCAGGATCGCAGCCGGCGCCAGAGTGCCGCTGTCGAAGCCGAACTGCAGCGCCGTTACGCGAGCCTCAATCAGGGTGAGCAGCAGGTGATGGACCTGGTGGTCACTGGCCTGCTGAACAAACAGATCGCGGCCCGCCTGAACGTCAGCGAAATCACCGTCAAAGTCCGCCGCGGCTCGGTGATGCGCAAGATGGAAGCCGACTCACTGGCCGACCTGGTCAAGTACGCCGAGCGGCTTAAAGAGCTTTGA
- a CDS encoding sensor histidine kinase: MRESESYGKAALAVRLIALLLLALVIAVADTLTDLEIAVGVFQIVVVLLAVRFLPAGGVIAIALLCMVLTVISYEMTTSRGSEASGLINCIISLAAIAMTTWLALRMALAIRTVHEARSQLAHIARVNQLGELTASIAHELNQPLSAIVISGNACQRWLATEPVNLEKARQAVERMIGDANRAGDIIVRVRALAKRSSTHKEWISVADTVAEIVALAHSEIEEQGVALTVDIPEGLPPLLADRVQIQQVLLNLMLNGVDAMKNAEPDQAQLEIRVDWRDGGDIGFAVSDNGIGVQPENTHRLFDAFYTTKEEGMGIGLAISRSIIEAHGGRIWVTPNPSIGATFHFTLPTGKMET, encoded by the coding sequence ATGCGTGAATCTGAATCCTACGGCAAGGCAGCGTTGGCGGTGCGGCTGATCGCCTTGCTGCTGCTGGCACTGGTCATTGCGGTAGCCGACACGCTGACCGATCTGGAAATTGCCGTGGGCGTGTTTCAGATTGTGGTGGTGCTGCTGGCGGTCAGGTTTTTGCCGGCCGGTGGCGTTATTGCGATCGCGCTGCTGTGCATGGTGCTGACCGTTATCAGCTACGAGATGACCACTTCCAGAGGCAGTGAAGCGTCCGGGCTGATCAACTGCATTATCAGTCTGGCGGCCATCGCCATGACCACCTGGCTGGCGCTGCGCATGGCGCTGGCCATTCGCACGGTTCATGAGGCGCGTTCACAACTGGCGCACATCGCACGGGTCAATCAACTCGGTGAACTGACGGCGTCCATTGCGCATGAACTCAATCAGCCACTGTCAGCCATTGTCATCAGCGGCAATGCCTGCCAGCGCTGGCTGGCCACCGAGCCGGTCAATCTGGAAAAAGCCCGGCAGGCTGTCGAGCGCATGATCGGCGACGCCAACCGGGCGGGCGATATCATTGTGCGAGTGCGCGCCCTGGCGAAGCGTTCGTCTACCCATAAGGAGTGGATCAGTGTCGCTGACACCGTGGCCGAGATCGTGGCGTTGGCGCATAGCGAGATAGAAGAGCAGGGCGTTGCGCTGACGGTCGATATCCCCGAAGGTCTGCCGCCGCTGCTGGCTGATCGCGTGCAGATCCAGCAAGTGCTGCTGAATCTGATGCTCAACGGCGTGGACGCGATGAAGAACGCCGAGCCGGATCAGGCGCAGCTGGAGATTCGGGTGGACTGGCGTGACGGCGGTGATATCGGATTCGCAGTGAGTGACAATGGCATCGGCGTGCAGCCGGAAAACACCCATCGGTTGTTCGACGCGTTCTACACCACCAAGGAGGAGGGCATGGGGATTGGCCTGGCGATCAGCCGCTCGATCATCGAGGCCCATGGCGGGCGCATCTGGGTCACGCCAAACCCATCAATAGGTGCTACGTTTCATTTCACCCTGCCTACCGGAAAGATGGAAACCTGA
- a CDS encoding ABC transporter ATP-binding protein: protein MMMAVETRCLVDVQKVRHVYGKASKERLVLDDVTLQLNENEIVGLLGRSGSGKSTLLRSIAGLVVPTEGQVNFPRLAQGQVMSVGMVFQSFALFPWLTVLENVEVGLEAQRVPAAVRRKRALAAIDLIGLDGFESAYPKELSGGMRQRVGMARALVIDPDVLLMDEPFSALDVLTAETLRTDLLDMWSEGRMPIKSILMVTHNIAEAVLMCDRILLFSSNPGRVISEIKVDLPQPRNRQDPIFRALVEEIYVLMTQDNDAGEIRQGVFPGTGLGMVLPQVSTNALAGLIEAIHAPPYNLKADLPELAAALHYNADELFPIAEVLQLLRFAELKGGDIRLLPAAERYALADVDERKQLFAQHLLSFVPLVAHIRRVLDDRPTHTAPARRFRDQLEDFMSESDAMQTLNAVIQWGRYAELFAYDELADQFSLDNPS from the coding sequence ATCATGATGGCTGTCGAAACGCGGTGCCTGGTAGATGTTCAGAAAGTTCGACATGTGTACGGCAAGGCCAGCAAAGAGCGTCTGGTGCTGGATGACGTGACACTGCAGCTCAATGAAAACGAAATCGTCGGCCTGCTGGGTCGTTCCGGCTCGGGCAAGTCGACCCTGTTGCGCTCCATCGCGGGGCTGGTGGTGCCGACTGAAGGCCAGGTGAATTTTCCGCGCCTTGCGCAAGGGCAGGTGATGTCGGTGGGCATGGTGTTCCAGAGCTTTGCCCTGTTTCCCTGGCTGACCGTGCTGGAAAACGTTGAAGTCGGCCTTGAAGCGCAGCGCGTGCCGGCTGCCGTGCGCCGCAAGCGTGCGCTGGCGGCTATCGACTTGATCGGGCTGGACGGTTTCGAGAGCGCTTATCCCAAGGAGCTGTCGGGTGGCATGCGCCAACGCGTAGGCATGGCGCGTGCGCTGGTCATCGATCCCGATGTACTGCTGATGGACGAGCCGTTCTCCGCGCTCGACGTATTGACCGCTGAAACCCTGCGCACCGATCTGCTGGACATGTGGAGCGAAGGGCGCATGCCCATCAAGTCGATCCTGATGGTGACGCACAACATCGCCGAAGCGGTGCTGATGTGCGATCGCATCCTGCTGTTCTCCTCCAATCCGGGGCGGGTGATCAGCGAGATCAAGGTCGATCTGCCGCAGCCGCGCAATCGCCAGGACCCGATTTTTCGTGCGCTGGTAGAAGAAATCTATGTGCTGATGACTCAGGACAACGATGCCGGCGAGATCCGTCAGGGCGTGTTTCCCGGCACCGGGCTGGGCATGGTGTTGCCACAGGTTTCCACCAACGCCCTGGCAGGGCTGATCGAGGCAATTCACGCGCCGCCCTATAACCTGAAAGCCGATCTGCCAGAGTTGGCCGCTGCGCTGCACTACAACGCCGACGAACTGTTCCCGATTGCCGAAGTACTGCAATTGTTGCGCTTTGCTGAACTGAAGGGCGGCGACATACGTTTGCTGCCAGCGGCTGAGCGTTACGCACTGGCGGATGTGGACGAGCGCAAGCAGCTCTTCGCCCAGCATTTGCTGAGCTTTGTGCCGCTGGTGGCGCATATCCGCCGGGTGCTGGATGATCGTCCCACGCACACCGCACCGGCGCGACGCTTTCGCGATCAACTGGAAGACTTCATGTCCGAAAGCGATGCCATGCAGACCCTTAACGCAGTGATCCAATGGGGACGCTACGCCGAGTTGTTTGCCTATGACGAGTTGGCCGATCAGTTTAGCCTGGACAATCCTTCCTGA
- a CDS encoding ABC transporter permease, giving the protein MHSISEFGKSLRAPRFVRAGARNSYVADGICVVLLAVFFALLWYGVGQMLQPIAVLDSNPVTLDPARLPEYALRTTLRMFIALAASLVFTFIVATLAAKSRKAEQVIIPALDILQSVPVLGFLTFTVTFFMGLFPGRQLGVECAAIFAIFTSQAWNIAFSFYQSLRTVPDDLNEVSRQFGLSPVLRFTRLELPFAIPGLVWNMMMSMSGGWFFVVACEAISVGDTTVNLPGIGSWLALAIEQKNLPAIAWAVGAMAVVILAYDQLLFRPVVAWADKFRFEQTASSKRPRSWVYSVLGRSRLAPMLGALLAAPWKGLMLVDWRMVSRFWKVKPTPRVARVIDYLWLGMVMAACLTGSAYLFRFIEASLGLNDMLTAFGMGLATMLRVIVLIMIASLVWVPVGVWIGLRPVWAERLQPIAQFMAAFPANVLFPFAVIAIVGLHLNPDIWLSPLMVLGTQWYILFNVIAGASALPTDLREAASMFNMRGWQWWRRVALPGVFPYYVTGALTASGGSWNASIVAEAVSWGDQHVQAAGLGSYIANATQAGDFPRVALGIAVMSVFVIAFNRLLWRPLYGFAERRLSLV; this is encoded by the coding sequence ATGCATTCGATATCCGAATTTGGTAAAAGCCTGCGAGCGCCCCGTTTTGTCAGGGCCGGTGCGCGAAACTCTTATGTAGCCGACGGCATCTGTGTCGTGTTGCTGGCCGTGTTCTTTGCGCTGTTGTGGTATGGCGTGGGCCAAATGCTGCAGCCCATCGCCGTACTTGATTCAAACCCGGTGACACTCGATCCGGCACGGCTCCCGGAATATGCCCTGCGTACTACGTTGCGCATGTTTATCGCGTTGGCCGCTTCGCTGGTCTTCACGTTCATCGTCGCGACACTTGCCGCTAAAAGCCGCAAGGCCGAACAGGTCATTATCCCTGCGCTGGATATTCTTCAATCAGTCCCGGTGCTGGGTTTTCTGACCTTCACCGTCACGTTCTTCATGGGACTGTTTCCCGGTCGACAACTGGGTGTCGAATGCGCTGCGATCTTTGCGATTTTTACCAGTCAGGCCTGGAACATCGCTTTCAGTTTCTATCAGTCGTTGCGCACTGTGCCGGATGACCTGAATGAAGTCAGTCGCCAGTTCGGTCTCTCGCCGGTGCTCCGTTTCACCCGTCTGGAGCTGCCGTTCGCCATACCGGGGCTGGTGTGGAACATGATGATGTCGATGTCCGGCGGCTGGTTTTTTGTCGTTGCCTGTGAAGCGATTTCTGTCGGGGATACCACGGTCAACCTGCCGGGCATCGGTTCCTGGCTGGCGCTGGCTATCGAACAGAAAAACCTTCCGGCGATTGCCTGGGCAGTCGGCGCAATGGCGGTCGTGATCCTCGCCTATGACCAGCTGCTGTTCAGGCCGGTGGTCGCTTGGGCGGACAAATTCCGCTTCGAGCAAACAGCTTCGTCGAAGCGTCCACGCTCCTGGGTGTACAGCGTACTGGGTCGCTCTCGTCTGGCGCCCATGCTTGGCGCACTTCTGGCTGCGCCGTGGAAAGGGCTGATGCTGGTCGACTGGCGCATGGTGTCCCGGTTCTGGAAAGTGAAACCGACGCCACGGGTCGCCCGGGTGATCGACTACCTGTGGCTGGGAATGGTCATGGCCGCCTGTTTGACCGGCAGTGCTTACCTGTTCCGTTTCATCGAGGCATCGCTGGGCCTGAACGACATGCTCACCGCCTTCGGGATGGGCCTGGCGACCATGCTGCGGGTGATCGTGCTGATCATGATTGCCAGCCTGGTCTGGGTGCCCGTCGGGGTGTGGATCGGCTTGCGTCCTGTATGGGCCGAGCGGCTGCAACCGATTGCGCAATTCATGGCGGCGTTTCCTGCCAACGTGCTGTTTCCGTTTGCCGTGATCGCTATCGTCGGGCTGCACCTGAACCCGGATATCTGGCTGTCGCCGCTGATGGTGCTGGGTACCCAGTGGTACATCCTGTTCAACGTGATCGCCGGGGCCAGTGCCTTGCCGACCGACCTGCGCGAAGCGGCCAGCATGTTCAATATGCGCGGCTGGCAGTGGTGGCGTCGCGTGGCGTTGCCGGGGGTATTTCCGTACTACGTGACGGGCGCCCTGACTGCTTCCGGTGGCTCGTGGAACGCCAGTATCGTCGCCGAAGCGGTGTCCTGGGGCGATCAGCATGTACAGGCGGCTGGGCTGGGCTCGTACATCGCCAATGCGACTCAGGCGGGAGACTTTCCGCGTGTCGCGCTGGGCATTGCCGTCATGTCGGTCTTCGTGATCGCGTTCAACCGGTTGCTGTGGCGCCCGCTGTACGGGTTCGCCGAGCGACGTCTGAGTCTTGTGTGA